One Skermanella pratensis genomic window, GGCTTGGTCGCCGTCGCCGGCCAAGTCCTGCGCCAGGTTGTGGAGATCCGGATTGTGGGCGACCAGCAGGACTGTCGCTGCGTCGTCCGGCAGCCGGCGCAGACGGTCCAGCAGCGCCGCTTCGCCGCTCAGGTAGAGGCCATGCTCGTGCTGGGCCGGCACTTGCGGCCGGTCGGTTCCCAGCTGGGCGGTGACCAGTGCCAGCGTGTCGACGGCCCGCCGGGCCGTCGAGCAGAGGATGACGTCGGGGCGGAGCCCCTCGGCGCGCAGATGGCGGCCGATCAGGGTCGCGGCGCGGGCCCCCCGGGGGGCAAGGGGCCGGTCGTGGTCGTCGATGGAGGGGTCGTTCC contains:
- a CDS encoding SixA phosphatase family protein translates to MKTLYLLRHAKSAWNDPSIDDHDRPLAPRGARAATLIGRHLRAEGLRPDVILCSTARRAVDTLALVTAQLGTDRPQVPAQHEHGLYLSGEAALLDRLRRLPDDAATVLLVAHNPDLHNLAQDLAGDGDQADLRSLAAKFPTAALAVLTFPRDSWGDIGSRAGTLSRLILPKKLT